The Paraburkholderia hospita DNA segment CTCCCAGAAACCTGCACGACCCGCAGAATTGCGGGCAAAACCGCTCACTGTTCACGCAATGGCCGAGCATCCGCCCGACGTAGACTTGATCCTGTCTCCACGTTCTCCGTGATTCTTCACGCAGTCGGAATCATTGGAACGCTTCGCGCCACGGCTTCGTCCGTGGCGCTTTTCTTGAGCGACACGGCGAACCTGGGACCGAGGCCGCGCTCCAACGACGCGGCCAGCTCGGAGACCCATCTGCACCGATATGAAATCGATCCAGGATCTGCGTACCGACGACATCGCATGTGAAGCGTTGCTCGGCGCGCTCGACGGCAAAAACAAGCTGGTCGCGATCTACGATACGAGCGACCGCCTCGTATTCGCGAGCAGCGCATTCAAGCACGCGTTCCGGCTCAACCGCGAGCGCGGCGAAATCACGTTCGCCGATCTCGTGATGCGCGGCATCCTCGGTCAATGCGGCACGCGTATCGAGGGCGATAACGCCGCAGCCGTGATCGGCGACGCGATCTCCGTGCGCCGCGAACGCGCCGGGCAGCGCAGCTTCGCGACGGAGCTGATCGACGGGCGCTGGTTCTGGATGACGGAATCGCTGCTGGAGAACGACTGGATCGTGCTGATCGGCACGGACATCTCGGCGTTGCGTTCCAGCGAGCAGGCGTGGATCGGCGCGCACGAACGCGCGGTGCAGGAAGCGCGTACCGACGTGCTGACAGGCCTCTCGAACCGGCGCCATTCGATGTCGGCGCTCGAACTCGCGATCACGGCCGCCGTGGGCACGGAGACGCCGCTCACGGTCGCGCTCGTCGATCTCGATCACTTCAAGCAGATCAACGACTCGCACGGCCACGCCGCCGGCGACGCCGTGCTGCGCGACTTCGGCGAAGTCTGCCGGCACGCGACGCGTCAGACGGATATCGCGGGGCGCATCGGCGGTGAGGAATTTCTGGTGGTGTTTCCGTCGACGTCGGTCGAGCATGGCGTGTCGGCTGTCGAGCGGATGCGCCGCCAGGTGATGAGCCGCCGTGTGCAGGTCGCTGGCGACTGCGCGATCCGTTATTCGTTTTCGGCGGGCGTATGCAAGGTCGAAACGAGCGACGATCTGAACACGACGCTCGCGCGCGCCGACAGCGCGCTTTACTCGGCCAAACGCGAAGGGCGCAACCGCACGATCGCGTGGTCGGCGCCGCTGCAGTGAAGCACGATCGCTAGGGACGCGCCGCGAACCGCGCGATGACATCGTGCGGAATGTTCTCCGGCGTCGTCATCGTCTCCTGCATCAGAAAGCGCGGCCGATGCAGGTCCGGCGCGGCGTCTTCCAGCGCGTCGCGGATCTCGTCGACGAAACGGCGCGGCGCTTCAACCACCACGTCGACGACGAGTTTGCGACCGCTCGTCGCTATTGTCAGTTGCTGCTCCTCCCGTTCCCCGATCGCTTGCCGAATGCGCCGCGGCGTGTGCTCGCGCACGTGCGCGCGTCCGTTCAGCAGGCGGTCGACGGTCGCCATGCCGAGGCCCGCCTGCAACGCGATTTCCTTGATCAGAAAGGGATGACTCATCGCTCACCGAGCGAATCCGCTGCCCGCTTTTGATGTGTTTTTGATGTTTCTTTGATCACGCAGCGGGGGAGATTGCGGATAAGCTGGTTCGCAGCATCGGACCACCCGATGGCATCGGAGGAGACGAGATGAACCCACAGCATCTGCCTTCAGGCGGACAGACCTGGTTTCGCGAGGCCGACTGTTCCGTCGACGACTTCGCGACGCTGATCGAAACCTCACGTGAAATGCGTCCACGGCCGCGCCTTGCGGCCGACCTCGCGCACGCCATACCTGTCTATGACGGCGATGCATTGCGGCCCATCGTGGCCGATGCGGCGCGCCGTCCCGAGCTGCTCGCCGAATGGGCCAGCGTCCTGCTCGACGGCGCCGGCGTGTTCGTGCTGCGGCGCGCGTACGACGACACGACCGCCATCGACGACGCGACCGCGATCTTCGAATCGATCATTCGCAGCGAGCGCAAGGCGGGCGGCGGCGCCGATCACTTCGCGAAGGCGGGCGCGAACGACCGCATCTGGAACGCGCAGGAAAAGCTGTGTCTCGCGGCACCCGACGTCTTCGTCCGCTACTTCGCGAATCCCGTTCTGGTGGCGGCGGCCGAAGCCTGGCTCGGCCCCGCGTACCAGATGACGTCGCAGGTGAACGTCGTGCGGCCGGGCGGCGAAGCGCAGCAGGCACACCGCGATTTCCATCTCGGCTTTCTCACCGTCGACGAAGCGCAGCGTTTTCCCGCACATGTTCACACGATGTCGGCGCTGCTGACGCTGCAAGGCGCCGTCGCACACACCGACATGCCCGTCGAGAGCGGCCCGACCAAGCTGCTGCCGTTCTCGCAGCGTTACCCGCAGGGCTATGTCGCGTGGCGCCGCGCGGACTTCCGCGCGTATTTCGAATCGCACTTCGCGCAGTTGCCGCTGCAAAAGGGCGACGCGCTGTTCTTCAACCCCGCGCTGTTCCACGCTGCAGGCTCGAACCGCACGCGCGACGTGCAACGGATGGCAAACCTGCTGCAGGTGTCGTCGGCGTATGGGCGCGCGATGGAATCGCTCGACCGGACTCGCATGTGCAATGCCGTGTATCCCGTGCTGCGGGCGATGCACGCGCAACAGCGCCTCGACGCGGCGCAAACGGCGGCCGTCATCGCATCGTGCGCAGAAGGCTATGCGTTCCCGACGAATCTCGACCGCAATCCGCCCGTGGGCGGACTCGCGCCAGCGAGTCAGCAGCAGATCCTCGCGACCGCGCTCGACGAAAGCTGGTCCGACGAACAGTTCGCCGATGCGCTGCGCAACCTCGAGTTCCGCAACGCGACGCACTAGCCCCACACATTCGATAACGACGGAGACGACATGGTGACAAGCACGATTGGCCGGCGCATCCGGCTGGGTTTGATCGGCGGTGGGCCGGGGTCGATCATCGGCGAGACGCATCGTATTGCGGCACGCCTGGACGGCCAGTACGACATCGTCGCAGCCGCGCTGTCGTCGAATCCCGAACGCGCGCGGCAGGCGGCGCTCGACCTCGGCATCGGCGCGGAACGCGCGTATGCGTCGTGGCAACAGATGCTCGAAGCAGAAGCGGCGCGCCCGGATCGCATCGACGCCGTCGCGGTGATGACGCCCAACGACTCGCATCACCCGATCTGCATGCTGGCACTCGACCGTGGCTTTCACGTGATCTGCGACAAGCCGCTGGCCAACGATCTCGCGCAAGCACGCGAGATTGCCGCGCGCGCGAAGACGACGAACGCAGAGTTCTGCGTGACCTATTGCTACACAGGCTTTCCGATGGTGCGCCAGGCGCACGACATGATTCGCGCGGGCGAACTCGGCGAGATTCGCCAGGTGCATCTGCAATACGTGCAGAGCTATCTGGCCGGCCACGATCTGCCCGCAGGCTGGCGTACGGAAGCAGGACGCGCGGGCAGTTCGCTCGTGCTGATGGACATCGGCACGCATGCGTTTCATCTGGGCGCGTTCGTGACGGGGCTGGACGTGACGCGCTTGTGCGCGGACGTCGGGTCCGCGATTCCAGGCCGCCCCATCGACGATTACGTTTCCGCGTTGCTGCGCTACGAGAACGGCGCGCGCGGCTCGCTGTGGGTCACCAATGCCGCGGCGGGCTCGGAGCACGGATTGAGCTTCCGCATTCACGGCGACAAGGGCGGGCTCGAGTGGCATCAGGAGGAACCGAACAGGCTGATCCATCGGCGGCAGGACGCGTTCGAAGAGATCATCACGCGCCGGCTGGGACCCGCGACGAGCGAAGGCGCACAACGTTCGACGCGTATCGCGATCGGTCATCCCGAAG contains these protein-coding regions:
- a CDS encoding GGDEF domain-containing protein, giving the protein MKSIQDLRTDDIACEALLGALDGKNKLVAIYDTSDRLVFASSAFKHAFRLNRERGEITFADLVMRGILGQCGTRIEGDNAAAVIGDAISVRRERAGQRSFATELIDGRWFWMTESLLENDWIVLIGTDISALRSSEQAWIGAHERAVQEARTDVLTGLSNRRHSMSALELAITAAVGTETPLTVALVDLDHFKQINDSHGHAAGDAVLRDFGEVCRHATRQTDIAGRIGGEEFLVVFPSTSVEHGVSAVERMRRQVMSRRVQVAGDCAIRYSFSAGVCKVETSDDLNTTLARADSALYSAKREGRNRTIAWSAPLQ
- a CDS encoding LacI family DNA-binding transcriptional regulator; amino-acid sequence: MSHPFLIKEIALQAGLGMATVDRLLNGRAHVREHTPRRIRQAIGEREEQQLTIATSGRKLVVDVVVEAPRRFVDEIRDALEDAAPDLHRPRFLMQETMTTPENIPHDVIARFAARP
- a CDS encoding phytanoyl-CoA dioxygenase family protein — its product is MNPQHLPSGGQTWFREADCSVDDFATLIETSREMRPRPRLAADLAHAIPVYDGDALRPIVADAARRPELLAEWASVLLDGAGVFVLRRAYDDTTAIDDATAIFESIIRSERKAGGGADHFAKAGANDRIWNAQEKLCLAAPDVFVRYFANPVLVAAAEAWLGPAYQMTSQVNVVRPGGEAQQAHRDFHLGFLTVDEAQRFPAHVHTMSALLTLQGAVAHTDMPVESGPTKLLPFSQRYPQGYVAWRRADFRAYFESHFAQLPLQKGDALFFNPALFHAAGSNRTRDVQRMANLLQVSSAYGRAMESLDRTRMCNAVYPVLRAMHAQQRLDAAQTAAVIASCAEGYAFPTNLDRNPPVGGLAPASQQQILATALDESWSDEQFADALRNLEFRNATH
- a CDS encoding Gfo/Idh/MocA family protein gives rise to the protein MVTSTIGRRIRLGLIGGGPGSIIGETHRIAARLDGQYDIVAAALSSNPERARQAALDLGIGAERAYASWQQMLEAEAARPDRIDAVAVMTPNDSHHPICMLALDRGFHVICDKPLANDLAQAREIAARAKTTNAEFCVTYCYTGFPMVRQAHDMIRAGELGEIRQVHLQYVQSYLAGHDLPAGWRTEAGRAGSSLVLMDIGTHAFHLGAFVTGLDVTRLCADVGSAIPGRPIDDYVSALLRYENGARGSLWVTNAAAGSEHGLSFRIHGDKGGLEWHQEEPNRLIHRRQDAFEEIITRRLGPATSEGAQRSTRIAIGHPEGYLEAFANLYTEFAQRVATRIGGTPGDDQPTLFPGVSDGVKGLAFVAASVKSMATGGWQDVERM